The Chryseolinea soli genome contains a region encoding:
- a CDS encoding DoxX family protein: MKQLLFSTQNDWAGFILRVTVGAIMFPHGAQKLLGLFGGSGYPATMNFFTETLKLPAFISFLVIMIEFFGAVGLITGFASKLWALLLIFIMIGAIATTNYKNGFFMNWFQNQNGEGYEYHLLVIGLCTALLVIGSGKFSLDKWLFQFDGAM; the protein is encoded by the coding sequence ATGAAACAACTCCTTTTCAGTACACAAAACGACTGGGCCGGCTTTATCCTTCGCGTCACGGTTGGCGCCATTATGTTTCCCCACGGCGCACAGAAACTTCTGGGGCTTTTTGGTGGATCTGGCTACCCTGCCACGATGAATTTTTTTACGGAGACCTTGAAACTTCCCGCATTCATTTCTTTCCTGGTGATCATGATCGAGTTCTTTGGAGCGGTGGGGCTTATCACCGGGTTTGCCAGCAAGCTTTGGGCCTTGCTACTGATCTTTATCATGATCGGCGCCATCGCTACTACAAACTACAAAAATGGATTCTTCATGAACTGGTTTCAGAATCAAAATGGCGAAGGCTACGAATACCACTTGTTGGTCATTGGTCTGTGTACGGCCCTGCTCGTCATTGGGAGCGGCAAATTTTCCCTGGACAAATGGCTCTTTCAGTTTGACGGCGCAATGTAG